The Corvus cornix cornix isolate S_Up_H32 chromosome 12, ASM73873v5, whole genome shotgun sequence genome includes a window with the following:
- the LOC104683524 gene encoding uncharacterized protein LOC104683524 isoform X3, with protein sequence MLEYLFVPLLSLEETLSVKFQGSCACVVTGVRSSGSCLPWAGFPPSLQFPGIAGGAENSTAPGDHLSALTLCCSRSCVLNVRSIVTSGLCQVQNFKFFQCAHCITKGTCPVSKMTSEIEASDRTLSPLGTMLISSVLLPGDSAMSRNRISEASSRISFESLFLAVLPSILSSSWNCSALWNGVGGRRNRKKTLQRQRDRM encoded by the exons ATGCTGGAGTACCTGTTTGTTCCCCTGTTGAGCTTGGAAGAGACGCTGAGCgtgaaattccagggaagctGCGCTTGTGTAGTGACTGGAGTGAGAAGCAGTGGCAGCTGTTTGCCGTGGGCTGGTTTCCCACCTTCACTTCAATTCCCTGGCATTGCAG gaggagcagaaaatTCCACGGCTCCTGGGGATCATTTGTCTGCGCTGACTTTGTGCTGCAGCCGGAGCTGTGTCCTAAATGTAAG gagcaTCGTAACTTCTGGGTTGTGTCAAGTACAGAACTTCAAATTTTTTCAGTGTGCTCATTGTATCACAAAAGGGACTTGCCCTGTGTCAAAGATGACATCTGAAATTGAGGCTTCCGATAG GACCTTATCGCCTCTCGGCACGATGCTGATATCGTCCGTTCTTTTACCGGGGGACTCAGCCATGTCTCGGAATCGCATCTCGGAAGCGTCGAGTCGGATATCTTTTGAGTCCTTGTTCCTGGCTGTATTGCCGTCCATCCTTTCCAGCT CCTGgaactgctctgccctgtggaATGGAGTGGGGGGTAGGAGGAATAGAAAGAAGACTTTACAG agGCAGAGGGATAGGATGTAA
- the LOC104683524 gene encoding uncharacterized protein LOC104683524 isoform X1, translating into MLEYLFVPLLSLEETLSVKFQGSCACVVTGVRSSGSCLPWAGFPPSLQFPGIAGGAENSTAPGDHLSALTLCCSRSCVLNVRSIVTSGLCQVQNFKFFQCAHCITKGTCPVSKMTSEIEASDRGRGIGCKPNTNGEGQRSTATRWVSPLRRCQLRDNSPVTAGTSRTARGSLLLRPRQIHIPRCPRDKLRDMTHGGNESGVSGQGSLGGIFESALEMGIPKKRPLRPT; encoded by the exons ATGCTGGAGTACCTGTTTGTTCCCCTGTTGAGCTTGGAAGAGACGCTGAGCgtgaaattccagggaagctGCGCTTGTGTAGTGACTGGAGTGAGAAGCAGTGGCAGCTGTTTGCCGTGGGCTGGTTTCCCACCTTCACTTCAATTCCCTGGCATTGCAG gaggagcagaaaatTCCACGGCTCCTGGGGATCATTTGTCTGCGCTGACTTTGTGCTGCAGCCGGAGCTGTGTCCTAAATGTAAG gagcaTCGTAACTTCTGGGTTGTGTCAAGTACAGAACTTCAAATTTTTTCAGTGTGCTCATTGTATCACAAAAGGGACTTGCCCTGTGTCAAAGATGACATCTGAAATTGAGGCTTCCGATAG agGCAGAGGGATAGGATGTAAACCCAATACAAATGGAGAAGGCCAGAGGAGCACGGCAACGAGGTGGGTCAGCCCTCTTAGGAGATG CCAACTAAGAGACAACAGCCCGGTGACAGCAGGAACTTCCCGGACAGCAAGAGGCAGCCTTCTTTTGCGCCCCAGGCAGATTCACATCCCCAGATGTCCAAGAGATAAGTTGAGGGATATGACCCACGGAGGGAATGAAAGCGGGGTGTCGGGTCAGGGCTCGCTGGGAGGGATTTTTGAGTCAGCTTTGGAGATGGGGATACCCAAGAAGCGGCCCCTTAGGCCAACATAA
- the LOC104683524 gene encoding uncharacterized protein LOC104683524 isoform X2: MLEYLFVPLLSLEETLSVKFQGSCACVVTGVRSSGSCLPWAGFPPSLQFPGIAGGAENSTAPGDHLSALTLCCSRSCVLNVRSIVTSGLCQVQNFKFFQCAHCITKGTCPVSKMTSEIEASDRGRGIGCKPNTNGEGQRSTATSQLRDNSPVTAGTSRTARGSLLLRPRQIHIPRCPRDKLRDMTHGGNESGVSGQGSLGGIFESALEMGIPKKRPLRPT; this comes from the exons ATGCTGGAGTACCTGTTTGTTCCCCTGTTGAGCTTGGAAGAGACGCTGAGCgtgaaattccagggaagctGCGCTTGTGTAGTGACTGGAGTGAGAAGCAGTGGCAGCTGTTTGCCGTGGGCTGGTTTCCCACCTTCACTTCAATTCCCTGGCATTGCAG gaggagcagaaaatTCCACGGCTCCTGGGGATCATTTGTCTGCGCTGACTTTGTGCTGCAGCCGGAGCTGTGTCCTAAATGTAAG gagcaTCGTAACTTCTGGGTTGTGTCAAGTACAGAACTTCAAATTTTTTCAGTGTGCTCATTGTATCACAAAAGGGACTTGCCCTGTGTCAAAGATGACATCTGAAATTGAGGCTTCCGATAG agGCAGAGGGATAGGATGTAAACCCAATACAAATGGAGAAGGCCAGAGGAGCACGGCAACGAG CCAACTAAGAGACAACAGCCCGGTGACAGCAGGAACTTCCCGGACAGCAAGAGGCAGCCTTCTTTTGCGCCCCAGGCAGATTCACATCCCCAGATGTCCAAGAGATAAGTTGAGGGATATGACCCACGGAGGGAATGAAAGCGGGGTGTCGGGTCAGGGCTCGCTGGGAGGGATTTTTGAGTCAGCTTTGGAGATGGGGATACCCAAGAAGCGGCCCCTTAGGCCAACATAA